The genomic window AATGCGCATGTGGCTTCCGGCTTTCAATAAGATCCGCCGAATCTCATCAAAGAAGAAAGGTGATTCCTTCATGGGCTCAGACCTCAGTTATGAAGATATGACCAGCAGGGAGGTTGATGAGAATGAATTCGTTCGCCTGGATGATGACGAGGTGGACGGAAAAGAGTGCTACATACTGGAAGTGACACCGAAACCTGAAGCCAAATCCACCTATTCCAAACATATGACCTGGGTAGAGAAAGCAACCTTGTTAGCGGTAAAAGAAGAGTCGTATGATCAAAACGGAAACTTGAAGAAGACCAAGGTTTTTAACACCAGCAGGATGGGAGACTACAATATCATGACTGGCATTTTTGTCAAGGACGTTCAGAAGGAACACACCACGAGAGTAACGTTTGATGAAATTCAGTTGGACACCGGCCTCGAGGAGAGTCTTTTCCAGGAGAAGAATTTGAAGCGGATGCCCCGGTAGGAGGAAGATATAATGCAGAAATCACCCCCAGTTGCAAACATAAACGATCTTGTGAAATACCAGTCTGACTCCGTCGTCAGCAAAACGCTGATCAAGGGTGAGAAGGGAAGCGTAACGCTGTTTGCTTTCGACAAAGGTCAGGGGCTGAGTGAACATACGGCGCCTTTTGACGCCCTCGTCCACGTTATCGAAGGAGAGGCAGATGTGACGGTGGCCCAAAAATCACATGTTGTACAGACCGGGCAGATGATTATCCTGCCGGCAAACAAACCTCACGCCTTACAGGCAGTTGTACCGTTCAAGATGGTGCTCGTGATGGTGAGGGAATGAGAAAAGGATGAGATTTGCGCTGCTGATCCTTCCAGCTGTTCTGTCTGCACAGATCGATTATACCGGCTCTATTCATCCCTCTGACATGTATCGCTCCTCAGATGTATCGCGGATTTCACTCCCTTTCCGGATGGCGGAGCTGAAGCTGGGCTACACGCTCGGTGACTTCGACATCAAAACCAGCAGCTCTCTAGAATACCGCTGGTTCACTGGTGAAACTGAATTCGATTTACGGGAAGCTTATGCTGTTTGGTATCCCCGGTTTGGAGAGGTGAAGGTTGGGAAACAGATCCATGCCTGGGGTGCAGCTGACGGAAATAATCCTACGGACAATCTCAATGCTTACGACTATTACTATATGTTCCTTCCGGGTACGGATCGGAAGATAGGATCTCTTTCGGCGGCGGTGTCAGTCTACCTTGGGGCCTGGCAGATTAAGGCTGTCGTTATTCCTGAGCATATGCCCAATCGTTATACATTCGGCGAGGAGGATTTTCCCATCAAGCCCCCGTTCGAGCCGGAAGAATACATTAAGGTAGAGGACCCATTGGAGTATGGTGCTCGTCTCCAGACGACAGTGGGGGAGAGTGATCTTTCTGTCTCTTATTTCGAAGGTCACGATAGGGGATTCAGCCTTATAGGCATGAACTATCTCCAACTCCAGCCGTTACCTCAGTTTGGATACAGGTCAACGTCTGTTCTCGGGGGTGACTTTGTCACTTTCATTGGCGATCTGACCCTTCGGGGCGAGATGGGTTTTTTCATGACTGAAAATGAAGAAAATGATTGTTGTGACGCACTGTTCCCGTTGGAAGCGGAATATCTGCAATACGTTCTCCAAGGTGAAGTGACAGGACCTTTCGACATCCAGTTTTCAGGCCAGTTCATCGGCAGTACGGTGCAAAAAGCTGAAGGACTTACTTTTAATCAAGTGATATCGCAACAGACTGAATTAACGAAAGACAGTTTTGTACCGGGAATGGGAACCCCCTTCGCCATGTTTGCCAAACAGGCTATTATGCTATCCGGAACAGGCAACCTGATGGACAATAGCCTTGAACTTAGAGCTACTACCTTAGTTAATCTTGAGGAGGCGGGAATGATGGGTGGATTTGGAGTAGCCTATTCCCCTCTTGAGAACTGGGAAGTTGAGCTCGGCTTGACTCAGTTTTTCGGCGACGAGTCAGATCCCACCAATCGCTTTACACAACTGGAAGATTTTTCTCATATCTCCGCCGGCCTTAAATTTAGCTTCTAACTGACACACTAACCCAGATTCTTGTGACCATGCCCAGACTGGCCAGTTGTCTTCTCATTACTTTTTCCACACTGCAACCGCAGGTTACCGCCCTCGAAATCATGCAGAAGGTGGAGGCCCAGTCTGAGCCGAGTGATGTCATCTCTACGACAGTCATAACCATGACCAAGATCACGAAGACTAAGGAACGCAGTCGAAGCCGTGAGATTAAGTCATTCCAGAAATCCTTCCAAGAGGGCAGCTTTGTATCCAAGTCTCTTATCCGCTTCACAAAGCCGGCCGATGTTAAAGGAACCGGATTTCTTTCATGGGACTATCGCGAAGCGGGCAAATACGATGATCAGTGGCTCTATCTGCCGGAGCTGCGCAAAGTGAAGCGTGTCCAGGTGGGCCAGAATACTGGACGATTCATGGGGACTGATTTTACCTATGAAGATCTTGCCGGTAGGAGCATAGATGAAGACGGCTATGTCCTGTTGGGGAGAGAGACTGTTTTCGGTTCAGATTGCTACAAGCTCGAAGCCTTTCCGAGAGAGGAGAAGCCGTCCTATTCGAAGCGGATCATCTGGGTAGATGCTGAGCGGTGGGTGGTGCGGAAAGTGGAGTTCTATGATTTAAAAGGACGGTTATTGAAGATTTTGACCGTCCCGGAAATGAGAAAAGACGGCCAGTACTGGACAATCGTGAAGATGATCATGGAAAATACTCAGAAGCCCCATAGAACAACACTCGAAACCGTGCAGATTGAGTACGATGGGGGGATTAGTGAGGATCGTTTTCTCGTCACATCCCTGAAGCGTCTATGATAGCTAGCTTCTCTTAGTCTTCAGTCTACTTCTCTCGGAAACCGATGCGATCGAATGGGTTTACAACACTCGAGATCATATTGTTCAGATGGGAGCTGATTCGCTTTAGGTATCGGACATATAGTGCTAGAGCAGCGGAGTCGCCAGCCGATATATCTTTTACTTTTCCTTTGGCCAGATCGTTAACGATCTGATCACAAATACCGCTGACCTCAGTCTTGAATGTGCTCATCATCTCTCTTGCCTCTTCAACTGCCTGATCCTTGAGAACAGTGATCGTCTGATCAAATCTCTCTTTTATCTGATTCTCGATCTCGTTCAGGGATTCTTCGTAGGGAATCACAGTTAATCTCAAGGGATGGGCCTCTGCCAGATCGAGAATGTTCTTGCTGTAGTCGCCGATTCGCTCGATATCAATGACAATACTCACAAGGACCATTCCGCCGGGAAGATCAGTGGGCCCTTGCAGGGCACAATGGGTCATCACTTTTCTGCGCACATCCCGTTCGTAGGCATTTACCTTCTTGTCGCTCCGACGAATCTCCCTGTTTATTTCAGTATCATCACTCTCTCGAAGAATCCTCACTGCTTCAAAATACATAGCACGGGCGATTTCCAGCATCTCATAAGATTGGTCCCATGCCTGAACCAGCAGGTCATGCGATTTCCACAGTTTTGTCAGTTCTTTCCACATGATATTACCTCATGACTGAAATTAGTGATAACGGAGTGAAGATTGAAATACTAAAGCCACAGATAAGCGCTGATCTTCGGCGAAACGATGTTCGATCTTGTCTGTCTATTCTTAAGTTCATTCTATCCGTGATCAGGTTAGGAAAATCAATGCTACCGGCACAAAATGCAGAAGGATATAGACAGTGATGAATAAGATCAGATGTTTGGTAGAGCTACCGGCTTTGTCACCCACAAACAGGGCCAGCCGAATGGGGATGAACTTGAGGGGGTAGAACAAAAGGATTCCAAAAATATTGAAACAGAGATGAGAAAAGGCGACGGTGATGGCTACACTGTTCTGAGTTGCCATGGCGGCTAGGATTGCGGTCACCGTCGTTCCTATGTTTGCGCCAAGAGTATACGGGAAGATTTGTCTCACAGATACAAGACCAGCACCTGCCAGAGGTATGATAAGAGAAGTGGTGACGGAACTACTCTGGACTATGGCCGTCATCAATATGCCGAATATGAAACCGAAGATATCGTTTCTGAAAAGGTAGTTGCCGATGATTACTTCCATCTTCGTCAACATCAGAACCCGAATTGTCTTTACTAAGAAAGTTAGTGATGCGAACATGAGGAGGAGTGAAAAGACGATCATAAGAGCACTTTTGTAGGGCAGCAGAGAGAAGATGTGATCAAGCCAACTGATGGCGGGATTGAGAACAATCTTCAAAGGATTGAACATCTTCAATCCACCGGCTCCGAAGAATCCGTGTTTTAATAGAGAAGCAGTTCGCTCAATGATGTGAAACTTCATCTCAACAGGGAATAAGACGATGACAACACATATATTAAAGAAGTCGTGTACGATACTCGCGGAGAATGCCCTGCGGAATTCTTCCCTGCTCTTGATATGACCGAGAGAAACAAGCGTATTCGTGACGGTAGTCCCGATGTTTGCTCCCATGATGATAGGGATGGCGTTGCTCAGACTGAGAGCATTTCCGGCAACAAGACCGACCACGATGGCAGTTGTCGTTGATGAACTCTGGATTAGGCTGGTGGCAACGATGCCGATGATGAGACCGGCGAAGGGATTGGAGGTCATCTTAATCATTACTTCAGCCAAATCCTTAAACTGTTTGAAGGAGTGTCCGAGCAGTTTGATGCTGAGCAAGAATAGATAGATGGTGACAATAATAGTCAGCATCTTGATCAGTTTGGATTGGGAAGTCAAGCTACTCTTCCCGCTGACCTAACTAAACATTTACCGAGGCATAATATCATAAGTGAAAAATGAAGACTTGAATCTGATTGTAAGACGCGGTGGAGTAAAGACTTTCTGGCAAAGTCTAGCAAACTTGTCTAAGTGTCAGAATACTACAAGAAAAAAGTAAGACAGGCATCAAAACAAGAAAACCATATAGGTCATGTTTGCCACTTTGTCCCGTCCCGTCAAACAACAAGTTAGTGCAAACCCAGAAGTAAACAAAGTACAGGCAGAAAACTTCAGCTCCGTTGTCGAATTCCTAAACCGGAATCAGGGTTGTGATCCAAACTTATTCTTCAGCGTCTCTCTCATCACCCCCCTTCTTGTCCATATAGTCTTTGACAGTATCGGCAACTTTTGGTGCCAGATCGAAGAGCCGGCCCATGATACTTTCCTCCTGTTTCAGCGAATAGAGCCGGGCGCCTTCCTTACCGACAACGAAGAAAGCCAGCGGTTCAATGCTCCAGCCGCCGCCGACACCTTCGCCTGTATTGCCTTTCTTTTTTTCATCGGAACCGCCACCGCCGGCACCAAAACCGAAACTGACCTTTGAAACAGGAATGACTGTGTAATCTCCCGCCGAGATGGGATCTCCTACAACAGTCTTTGTCTGCATCACACTTTCCAGTTCCTTCATGACATTCTTGATGAGTTCGGAAACAGCCATGATGACCTCCTGATTATTGGTTAACGTTTGTGAAAGAGATACGTGGACCCGAGCCGCCATGCCAGGACGGCTGGTCTAAAACTGACAGCTGATCTGCAGTCGAGATCCACGATCTGCCTATCGAAATCCGGCGTCATATTTACATTGAACCTATGACTGCCGATGAATGCATTGAGAATTGACAGTGCGCCGAAGAACTGGCCTGTCACTGCCGGATTCTGCCAGCCGAAAACGCCTCTGATCCCGAAATCGCGCCACTTGATTGATCTCTTCACCGCAGCCAGCAGTTTTCCGTAAGGGATGGCCGTAATCTTCGACCATCGCTTCGAGATCGGTTGCTTCTCCTTCGCTTCAGCAGTCACTTTTTTTTCTTCCGGTTTCTTTCCGCCCAGGCGCCACTTGAACCGTTCCCTTCCAGGAGAGCCGAGGAACAGGTAGCTCATGCTTTCGATCCGGGCAAATCCGATCCCCATATTTCGACCTCCCAGTGCCACAGCTATCCGGTAGTCCAACTCATTCTCCTTCAGCAGAATGCTTGCCTGAAAGCGGATATACCAAGACAGAAACAGAAATAGGACGACGATCGCTGCGAAGCTTGCGAGAATGAGGAGAAACGTAGCCATAGGAAGGCAAAAGATACGTGATAATCGTTTCGAAAAACAGGAGATTTGTGTGAAATGACAAATCGGTTGGTCTTGTCATTGAACGGACAAATTGTTAGTTTTAGCTGTGCTTTTCGAAATAGTATTGCGTGTGATTGGGATGGAAATCGCACAACGTGTAAATGATGGATGGGTGGTCGGGCCCGGGAGCCTCAGAGAGGCTCTTTTTGATTAATGAAGAAGACAGTTGAACTTCGTGATGTAGATCCGCTGGGAATTGCCGGCGTTGCCGATGTGAATCTGAAGATCCTTGAGGATGCTTTCCCGTGTAAGATTCTACTGCGGGGCAGCACAGTCACTCTTGAGGGGAAAAAGGAGGATACAGCACAGGTGGAGGAAGTGCTCAAGGAAATGATGAGGACGTACAGCAGGAAAAATTCGCTCACCGACGGCGATGTCCGTTCTCTTGTAGCTTTGATCTCGAACGGGGATCACGTTCCGCAAGAGCAGCAGGAGTCTGTCATCCTGTATACCAAGCAAGGCGCCATAATGCCCCGATCTGAGGGGCAGAGAAGACTCTACGATCTTGCACGATCGAACGATATGGTTTTTGCCATCGGTCCGGCGGGAACGGGGAAGACCTATCTGGCAGTGGCCTTTGCTGTGGCGGCTTACAAGAATCGGGAGGTAAAGAGAATCGTACTTTCGCGGCCTGCGGTGGAGGCAGGTGAGCGGCTCGGTTTTTTGCCCGGTGATCTGAGAGAAAAGATCGATCCTTATCTGACCCCGCTCTATGATGCGCTCAATGAAATCCTTTCGGCGGCGACCCTCAAGTCACTCATGTCAAAGCGGGTGATCGAAGTGATACCTCTGGCGTACATGCGGGGCAGAACTTTGAATAACGCCTTTGTCATCCTAGACGAAGCCCAGAACAGTTCCGCCATGCAGATGAAAATGTTTCTCACAAGGCTCGGCCCCAATTCGAGAGCCATCATTACCGGCGACGTGACGCAGATCGATATTCCGGAGAAGGAGGAATCGGGACTTCTGCAGGCGGTAAGGATTTTGAAGGGAATCGACGGTATCGGCTTCGTGGAGCTGACGGAAACCGATGTCGTCCGCCACAAGCTGGTAAAAGATATCATCATAGCCTACAGCGGCAGCAATCAAAAGGGGAAAAGAGATGGATAGTCAGCGTAGTGCTGTCATCGCTGGTGCGCGGCGCACACCTATAGGAACTTTTGAAGGTTCTCTCAGTGGTATTTCGGCTGTCCAACTCGGTGCTACCGCCGTCAAGGCTTCCCTGAAAACATCATCTCTCGCACACGATGCGGTTGATGAGGTGATTATGGGAAACGTCCTGCCGGCCGGATTGGGTCAGGCGCCGGCGCGTCAGACCGCCCTCGCCGCGGGGCTGCCGGAATCTACCGAGTGTCTCACCGTCAACAAGATGTGCGGCTCCGGCTTGAAAGCTGTGATGCTGGCCGCCCAGGCGGTGCAGCTGGGCGATGCTGATGCAGTTGTAGCCGGAGGCATGGAGAATATGAGTCGCGCCCCTTATCTGCTACCCAAGGGGAGAAAAGGTTACAGACTGGGGCACGGTGAAGTACTCGACAGCGTGGTAGTAGACGGTCTGTGGGATGTATACAACGATAAACATATGGGCAGTTGTGCCGAGACGTGCAACCGGAAACACAACTTTTCCCGGGCAGAGCAGGATGAGTTTGCCAAGGAGTCTTACTCCCGGGCTCAGCGGGCACAGGAAGACGGTTCTTTCGCCGCCGAAATCATCCCGGTAAAAGTAACATTGAGAAAAGGTACTGTTACAGTGTCGGAGGATGAGGAACCGAAACGGGCTAATTTCGACAAGATGACCAGACTGAAGCCTGCCTTCGAGAAAAACGGCAGTGTCACCGCTGCCAACGCCTCCAAGATTAACGACGGCGCCGCGGCTATGGTTATATTGGCGGAGGATGCGGCGGCCGAACTTGGCGTGACGCCCACGGCGCGGATTGTGGCGCAGGCGTCCATCGCACAGGAACCGGAGTGGTTCACCACGGCTCCCATCAGTGCCATCCGCAAGGTGCTGGACAGGGCGAGCATGTCTCTGGCTGATATCGATCTTTTTGAGATTAACGAAGCTTTTTCCACGGTGGCTCTGGTGGCTATGCGCGAGCTGGACGTGAGTCATGACATCGTGAATGTCCGGGGCGGTGCGGTAGCACTGGGACATCCAATCGGTGCCAGCGGAGCGAGAATCCTGGTGACCCTACTCCACGCCATGGAGTCTCTGGATAAGGAGCGGGGCATTGCCGCAATCTGTATCGGCGGGGGTGAGGCGTCGGCGGTGATTGTGGAGAGAATCTGATGTACAATCTTGATTACTCTGAAGAACAGCTGCTTATTCAGAAGACTGCCCGCGAGTTCGCCAGAGAACATCTGGCGCCCGGTGTCATGGAACGCGACCGGAAAATGGAATTCCCGGCGGAACAGATCAAGACACTCGGCGAGATGGGTTTTATGGGTATGACCGTTCCCGAAGAATGGGGCGGTGCTGGTGCCGATGTTGTCAGCTACGCCCTGGCCATAGAAGAGATCTCCCGTGAGGACGCCTCCGCGGGAGTGATCATGTCCGTC from Candidatus Neomarinimicrobiota bacterium includes these protein-coding regions:
- a CDS encoding outer membrane lipoprotein-sorting protein, with amino-acid sequence MRKTLLALLFITVLQGQSGYDIAKMMDERKQPTDMTSKTTMVLTNSKGKTRTSTIYSQLVDGGKKQILWFLAPADDKGVAFLKIEHDGKDDEMRMWLPAFNKIRRISSKKKGDSFMGSDLSYEDMTSREVDENEFVRLDDDEVDGKECYILEVTPKPEAKSTYSKHMTWVEKATLLAVKEESYDQNGNLKKTKVFNTSRMGDYNIMTGIFVKDVQKEHTTRVTFDEIQLDTGLEESLFQEKNLKRMPR
- a CDS encoding cupin domain-containing protein, which encodes MQKSPPVANINDLVKYQSDSVVSKTLIKGEKGSVTLFAFDKGQGLSEHTAPFDALVHVIEGEADVTVAQKSHVVQTGQMIILPANKPHALQAVVPFKMVLVMVRE
- a CDS encoding outer membrane lipoprotein-sorting protein; its protein translation is MPRLASCLLITFSTLQPQVTALEIMQKVEAQSEPSDVISTTVITMTKITKTKERSRSREIKSFQKSFQEGSFVSKSLIRFTKPADVKGTGFLSWDYREAGKYDDQWLYLPELRKVKRVQVGQNTGRFMGTDFTYEDLAGRSIDEDGYVLLGRETVFGSDCYKLEAFPREEKPSYSKRIIWVDAERWVVRKVEFYDLKGRLLKILTVPEMRKDGQYWTIVKMIMENTQKPHRTTLETVQIEYDGGISEDRFLVTSLKRL
- a CDS encoding PhoU domain-containing protein yields the protein MWKELTKLWKSHDLLVQAWDQSYEMLEIARAMYFEAVRILRESDDTEINREIRRSDKKVNAYERDVRRKVMTHCALQGPTDLPGGMVLVSIVIDIERIGDYSKNILDLAEAHPLRLTVIPYEESLNEIENQIKERFDQTITVLKDQAVEEAREMMSTFKTEVSGICDQIVNDLAKGKVKDISAGDSAALALYVRYLKRISSHLNNMISSVVNPFDRIGFREK
- a CDS encoding Na/Pi symporter, with the protein product MTSQSKLIKMLTIIVTIYLFLLSIKLLGHSFKQFKDLAEVMIKMTSNPFAGLIIGIVATSLIQSSSTTTAIVVGLVAGNALSLSNAIPIIMGANIGTTVTNTLVSLGHIKSREEFRRAFSASIVHDFFNICVVIVLFPVEMKFHIIERTASLLKHGFFGAGGLKMFNPLKIVLNPAISWLDHIFSLLPYKSALMIVFSLLLMFASLTFLVKTIRVLMLTKMEVIIGNYLFRNDIFGFIFGILMTAIVQSSSVTTSLIIPLAGAGLVSVRQIFPYTLGANIGTTVTAILAAMATQNSVAITVAFSHLCFNIFGILLFYPLKFIPIRLALFVGDKAGSSTKHLILFITVYILLHFVPVALIFLT
- a CDS encoding spore germination protein GerW family protein, whose translation is MAVSELIKNVMKELESVMQTKTVVGDPISAGDYTVIPVSKVSFGFGAGGGGSDEKKKGNTGEGVGGGWSIEPLAFFVVGKEGARLYSLKQEESIMGRLFDLAPKVADTVKDYMDKKGGDERDAEE
- a CDS encoding DUF2953 domain-containing protein; translated protein: MATFLLILASFAAIVVLFLFLSWYIRFQASILLKENELDYRIAVALGGRNMGIGFARIESMSYLFLGSPGRERFKWRLGGKKPEEKKVTAEAKEKQPISKRWSKITAIPYGKLLAAVKRSIKWRDFGIRGVFGWQNPAVTGQFFGALSILNAFIGSHRFNVNMTPDFDRQIVDLDCRSAVSFRPAVLAWRLGSTYLFHKR
- a CDS encoding PhoH family protein, whose translation is MKKTVELRDVDPLGIAGVADVNLKILEDAFPCKILLRGSTVTLEGKKEDTAQVEEVLKEMMRTYSRKNSLTDGDVRSLVALISNGDHVPQEQQESVILYTKQGAIMPRSEGQRRLYDLARSNDMVFAIGPAGTGKTYLAVAFAVAAYKNREVKRIVLSRPAVEAGERLGFLPGDLREKIDPYLTPLYDALNEILSAATLKSLMSKRVIEVIPLAYMRGRTLNNAFVILDEAQNSSAMQMKMFLTRLGPNSRAIITGDVTQIDIPEKEESGLLQAVRILKGIDGIGFVELTETDVVRHKLVKDIIIAYSGSNQKGKRDG
- a CDS encoding thiolase family protein, with protein sequence MDSQRSAVIAGARRTPIGTFEGSLSGISAVQLGATAVKASLKTSSLAHDAVDEVIMGNVLPAGLGQAPARQTALAAGLPESTECLTVNKMCGSGLKAVMLAAQAVQLGDADAVVAGGMENMSRAPYLLPKGRKGYRLGHGEVLDSVVVDGLWDVYNDKHMGSCAETCNRKHNFSRAEQDEFAKESYSRAQRAQEDGSFAAEIIPVKVTLRKGTVTVSEDEEPKRANFDKMTRLKPAFEKNGSVTAANASKINDGAAAMVILAEDAAAELGVTPTARIVAQASIAQEPEWFTTAPISAIRKVLDRASMSLADIDLFEINEAFSTVALVAMRELDVSHDIVNVRGGAVALGHPIGASGARILVTLLHAMESLDKERGIAAICIGGGEASAVIVERI